The following are from one region of the Qipengyuania flava genome:
- a CDS encoding lipopolysaccharide biosynthesis protein, with amino-acid sequence MIFLIIARAVGVEDFGLFAKTYATASLLALLVDFGYPQRILRDLDEYQETHGGLPARIFHLKLLLTLAGCLLAALAYVLLAFPVLVFAVVWCGLLLLSFGQVAGVTLRGMELHGRDSTNMFIAAAIGASWSAFLLVRGDTELFHYACSFLLIGGTYAVLGFSACRSLIEFRGETITIKALMDELRRGVSYASDVFVVRSYGVVDVVILSIFVNPAGVGIYQLAQKLMQVALPTGQVATNVMLPRLAKAYRAGELHMGNLKGLATAFVAFGSVMVGVFLLTTFVVQNYFVGEEYAGVWLLVPAFCITLMARLVSVAPSMWLVAIGQQRIRLAMNTLNFAILVPLCAVMSWQYGAWGAAVATAACAASLLVFYSTAAWRKGNALLVTREAGEMP; translated from the coding sequence GTGATCTTCCTGATCATCGCGCGAGCGGTGGGCGTCGAGGATTTCGGCCTCTTTGCAAAGACCTATGCGACGGCGAGCCTGTTGGCGCTGCTTGTCGACTTCGGGTATCCGCAACGCATCTTGCGAGACCTGGACGAGTATCAGGAAACGCACGGCGGTTTGCCGGCGCGGATATTCCACCTGAAGCTGCTGCTGACGCTAGCCGGGTGCCTCCTTGCGGCTCTTGCATATGTCCTTCTGGCCTTCCCCGTCCTCGTTTTCGCTGTGGTCTGGTGTGGCTTATTGCTGCTCTCCTTCGGGCAGGTTGCAGGCGTGACCCTGCGCGGCATGGAGCTTCACGGGCGGGACAGCACCAACATGTTCATCGCAGCGGCAATCGGTGCGAGCTGGTCCGCCTTCCTCCTTGTTCGGGGTGATACCGAACTGTTCCACTATGCGTGCAGCTTCCTCCTGATTGGCGGGACATACGCAGTCCTTGGCTTTTCTGCCTGTCGGTCGCTGATCGAATTCCGCGGCGAAACGATCACCATCAAAGCGTTGATGGATGAACTGCGGCGCGGCGTCAGTTACGCCTCCGACGTTTTCGTGGTCCGTTCCTACGGGGTAGTGGACGTCGTGATTCTCTCGATCTTCGTGAATCCAGCGGGCGTGGGCATCTACCAGCTCGCGCAAAAGCTGATGCAGGTCGCCTTGCCGACCGGGCAAGTAGCAACCAACGTCATGCTGCCGCGTTTGGCCAAGGCCTACCGTGCCGGCGAATTGCACATGGGCAATCTCAAGGGTTTGGCCACCGCCTTTGTTGCGTTCGGCTCCGTGATGGTGGGAGTATTCCTCCTCACGACCTTCGTGGTCCAGAATTACTTTGTCGGCGAAGAATACGCCGGAGTGTGGTTGCTCGTGCCTGCCTTCTGCATCACGCTGATGGCGCGGCTCGTCTCGGTGGCGCCCTCGATGTGGTTGGTGGCGATCGGCCAGCAGAGGATTCGTCTGGCGATGAACACCTTGAACTTCGCAATACTCGTGCCTCTTTGTGCTGTCATGAGCTGGCAGTACGGGGCGTGGGGTGCAGCGGTGGCTACGGCCGCTTGCGCTGCCAGCCTGCTCGTTTTCTATTCGACCGCGGCATGGCGCAAAGGAAACGCGCTACTAGTGACGCGAGAAGCCGGAGAAATGCCGTGA
- a CDS encoding PDZ domain-containing protein: protein MLCGTPALADFDLHDPDRPRVPLEVFQEKEDRLFRIGYRLATHNAPFCEGAISVSGLLLHDAHSYGSPEAVRLLFQLSGDIGVQSVAEGSPAALAGLRQNDTILAVNGRSIDDGWPRAEPRWKRVFNLRDSIDAALASGSVELTWRSPGGEPQSATLVGVPACPTRFELVDNRKNAAADGDRVMVGKDFPGFSYDEPTLAALVAHEMAHNILRHAETFNRIGWKRRLVRVSERDADRLMPWLLQNAGYEPSAAVTFMQVWGPRHDGGIFRKRTHDGWDERVDLIEAELPLVLAFASPEGTVDWKTHFTRLLPEQ, encoded by the coding sequence TTGCTGTGCGGTACGCCCGCGCTGGCGGATTTCGACCTTCACGATCCGGACCGCCCGCGTGTCCCGCTCGAGGTCTTCCAGGAGAAGGAAGACCGCCTGTTCCGAATCGGCTACCGGCTGGCGACCCACAATGCGCCTTTTTGCGAAGGCGCTATCAGCGTTTCCGGCCTCTTGCTCCATGATGCGCACAGCTATGGCAGTCCCGAAGCGGTGCGCCTGCTGTTCCAGCTGAGCGGCGATATCGGCGTGCAGTCGGTCGCCGAAGGCTCGCCCGCCGCTCTCGCCGGCCTGCGCCAGAACGACACCATCCTCGCAGTAAACGGACGCTCCATCGACGATGGCTGGCCCCGGGCCGAACCGCGCTGGAAGCGCGTTTTCAACCTGCGCGATTCGATCGACGCTGCGCTTGCAAGCGGATCGGTCGAGCTCACCTGGCGCTCCCCCGGCGGTGAACCGCAATCCGCCACTCTTGTTGGCGTGCCCGCCTGCCCAACCCGCTTCGAGCTGGTCGATAACCGCAAGAACGCCGCAGCCGATGGCGATCGCGTGATGGTCGGCAAGGATTTTCCCGGTTTCAGCTATGACGAGCCCACTCTCGCCGCGCTGGTCGCGCACGAGATGGCCCACAATATCTTGCGCCACGCTGAGACGTTCAACCGGATCGGCTGGAAGCGCCGCCTCGTCCGGGTCTCTGAGCGCGACGCCGATCGCCTGATGCCCTGGCTGCTGCAGAACGCCGGCTACGAGCCGAGCGCTGCTGTGACCTTCATGCAGGTCTGGGGGCCGCGCCACGACGGCGGCATCTTCCGCAAACGCACGCACGACGGCTGGGATGAACGAGTGGACCTAATCGAGGCCGAATTGCCTCTGGTCCTCGCATTCGCATCGCCAGAAGGCACAGTGGATTGGAAAACCCACTTCACGCGATTGCTGCCGGAGCAATAG
- a CDS encoding O-antigen ligase family protein — translation MADFIASANTFARRCGILLEPLGRPWRAGPVERLCYTNTFSRLFRIDPASNMLFVYIALAYLVALLLVPFYIGIEPVENAQINLERGLLILLAASVAKRDVLPTFSAGVRDLFAYRNGLALFLTGYFLVRAIAAALSPFAVSIPIVINDIASNFFVFLAFFVIFSQVRVEKEIARILEVSVLIIAGVVALELVLGFNVFTSLAPEGAGKAINEASIQRSGLLRVKGPFEHPLTLAHMVVMILPLFLFSKLPFSNPLRVLCVVLLVGMGFATGSRSGLVLVAFQLGLWAVLRPMRINLGSGYITTRGVAFAVAPLVLAAVLVLAEQRSGSGLFESHVREAQIRNGLIAIREKPFFGFGPGPGAIAAITEGMRGGIGAMKLWRANLGTVDNWYLSVLLSSGFMGFAAFILLIGSILYQGVELFSNAARRYWLEQQGWDGLALGLLIGCTFGAIFMAILSIFTLHPLFFILAAWLTAITVLARRHA, via the coding sequence GTGGCCGATTTTATTGCAAGTGCGAATACCTTTGCGCGGCGTTGCGGAATTCTCCTAGAGCCCTTAGGACGACCATGGCGGGCAGGTCCCGTCGAAAGACTTTGTTACACCAATACCTTCTCGCGACTTTTCCGGATCGATCCCGCTAGCAATATGCTCTTCGTATACATCGCATTGGCGTATCTCGTGGCGCTGCTGCTGGTGCCGTTCTATATCGGCATCGAGCCGGTGGAGAATGCGCAGATCAATCTTGAGCGCGGCCTCCTGATCCTGCTCGCCGCCAGCGTAGCCAAGCGGGATGTCCTGCCCACCTTCTCGGCAGGCGTAAGAGACCTGTTTGCCTACCGCAACGGGCTGGCGTTGTTTCTGACAGGCTATTTCCTGGTTCGCGCTATCGCAGCTGCCTTGTCACCGTTCGCCGTTTCCATTCCGATCGTCATCAATGACATCGCTTCGAACTTTTTCGTTTTCCTCGCCTTCTTCGTGATCTTCTCGCAGGTGCGGGTCGAGAAAGAGATCGCAAGGATCCTGGAAGTCTCGGTCCTGATAATTGCAGGTGTGGTGGCGCTCGAGCTTGTACTCGGGTTCAATGTGTTCACATCACTCGCCCCGGAAGGTGCCGGCAAGGCGATCAACGAGGCATCGATCCAGCGTAGCGGGTTGCTGCGCGTGAAGGGACCATTCGAACACCCCCTCACGCTCGCGCATATGGTCGTCATGATCTTGCCGCTCTTCCTTTTCTCCAAGCTCCCGTTCTCCAATCCCCTTCGTGTGCTTTGCGTGGTCTTGCTCGTCGGTATGGGCTTTGCGACCGGATCGCGATCGGGCTTGGTGCTCGTCGCATTCCAGTTGGGCCTCTGGGCGGTCCTTCGCCCGATGCGGATCAACCTTGGGAGCGGGTACATTACCACTCGCGGCGTAGCCTTTGCCGTTGCCCCGCTGGTTCTTGCTGCTGTGCTCGTCCTCGCTGAGCAGCGCTCTGGCTCGGGCCTTTTCGAATCGCATGTCCGCGAGGCGCAAATTCGCAATGGCCTGATCGCCATTCGCGAGAAGCCGTTTTTCGGCTTTGGTCCCGGACCGGGCGCGATTGCGGCGATTACCGAGGGTATGCGCGGCGGCATCGGGGCCATGAAACTGTGGCGCGCCAACCTTGGTACAGTCGACAATTGGTACCTGTCGGTGCTGCTGAGCTCCGGTTTCATGGGCTTTGCCGCGTTTATCCTGCTTATCGGCAGCATCCTCTACCAAGGTGTAGAGCTGTTCTCGAATGCGGCGCGTCGGTACTGGCTGGAGCAGCAGGGCTGGGACGGCCTGGCCCTTGGTCTCCTGATCGGCTGCACCTTCGGCGCGATCTTCATGGCCATTCTCTCGATCTTCACGCTGCACCCGCTGTTCTTTATCCTGGCAGCGTGGCTTACAGCCATAACCGTTCTGGCGCGCCGCCATGCCTGA
- the cpdR gene encoding cell cycle two-component system response regulator CpdR has translation MRMTEAPTHSILLAEDDEAMRVYLERALANAGYSVDSVDRGTAALPLLEEGSYDLLLSDIVMPEMDGIELAQKCNEVSPHTKVMFITGFAAVTLKASREQPHAKVLSKPFHLRDLVLEVERVLEEKVSARL, from the coding sequence ATGCGCATGACGGAAGCACCGACTCACTCGATCCTGCTCGCCGAGGATGACGAAGCCATGCGCGTCTACCTCGAGCGCGCGCTTGCCAACGCCGGCTATTCGGTCGACTCGGTCGATCGCGGCACGGCTGCGCTCCCCCTTCTCGAAGAGGGAAGCTACGATCTGCTGCTTTCGGACATCGTCATGCCCGAAATGGACGGCATCGAACTGGCGCAGAAGTGCAACGAAGTGAGCCCGCACACCAAGGTGATGTTCATCACCGGTTTCGCCGCCGTGACCTTGAAGGCCAGCCGCGAACAACCGCATGCGAAAGTGCTGTCGAAACCCTTCCACCTGCGCGATCTCGTGCTCGAAGTGGAACGCGTTCTCGAAGAAAAAGTGAGCGCCCGTCTTTAG
- a CDS encoding mannose-1-phosphate guanylyltransferase: protein MSRIVPVVLCGGSGTRLWPRSRADKPKPFIPLLGEKTLFEETLSRCADRSEFGAPVVVIGEKHLAIAQEQARPIAPDARFIVEPCGRNTAPAVALAAHAVDPGDIMLVCPSDHFIAQPDAFQEAAIAAAGLARDGWLVCFGIAATAPETGYGYLRRGEALDTGSKVAQFVEKPDLERALAFVADGGYAWNGGIFALPAGLFLDELAAHRSAMAEQVAAAFDNARTEDARIFPDAGAFGAIAGESVDYAVMENTDRAAMVDVSMGWSDIGNWDALMSKRSADDDGNVVLGSGEIIAASGTMIDTDGPHVTVVGASDTVVVVDGEDILVAARSAVQRVGEASRCKSQ, encoded by the coding sequence ATGTCCCGCATAGTTCCGGTGGTTTTGTGCGGCGGCAGCGGCACCCGCTTGTGGCCACGCAGCCGCGCCGACAAGCCGAAGCCCTTCATCCCCCTGCTTGGTGAGAAGACCCTGTTTGAGGAGACGCTGTCGCGCTGCGCGGATCGCAGCGAATTCGGCGCTCCGGTGGTCGTAATCGGGGAAAAACATCTCGCGATTGCCCAGGAACAGGCACGGCCCATCGCCCCCGACGCGCGCTTCATTGTAGAACCCTGCGGCCGCAATACCGCGCCTGCCGTGGCCCTTGCCGCGCACGCGGTCGACCCCGGCGACATCATGCTGGTGTGCCCGAGCGACCACTTCATCGCCCAGCCCGACGCCTTCCAGGAGGCTGCCATTGCGGCGGCCGGCCTGGCAAGAGACGGCTGGCTGGTGTGCTTCGGGATCGCCGCAACGGCGCCTGAAACCGGCTATGGCTATCTGCGGCGGGGCGAGGCGCTGGATACCGGCAGCAAGGTCGCCCAATTTGTCGAAAAGCCCGACCTCGAACGCGCCCTCGCCTTTGTGGCGGACGGAGGATACGCTTGGAACGGCGGTATTTTCGCGCTGCCGGCCGGCCTTTTCCTCGATGAGCTGGCCGCGCATCGCAGCGCCATGGCCGAACAGGTCGCCGCGGCCTTCGACAATGCGCGGACAGAGGATGCCAGGATTTTCCCCGATGCCGGGGCCTTTGGCGCCATCGCCGGGGAATCGGTCGACTACGCGGTCATGGAAAACACCGATCGGGCCGCCATGGTCGATGTGTCGATGGGCTGGTCCGATATCGGAAACTGGGATGCGCTGATGAGCAAGCGCAGCGCCGATGATGACGGCAATGTCGTGCTGGGCAGCGGCGAGATCATCGCGGCCAGCGGAACCATGATCGATACCGACGGGCCGCACGTCACCGTGGTCGGCGCAAGCGACACCGTGGTCGTGGTCGACGGCGAGGATATCCTGGTTGCGGCGCGGTCCGCCGTCCAGCGCGTCGGCGAAGCCAGCCGCTGCAAGTCGCAATGA
- a CDS encoding N-formylglutamate amidohydrolase, translating into MDSTPPQFPEDPVCESGGAIPGLGEPAYRLWRYAEQAAPIVVAMPHAGRAYPDPVLETLRDPAQAKLRLEDRHIDAVGKPVAFATGANLLLATAPRAMIDLNRSSEDIDWAMVRGTRPPQTRHSLANRRSRSGLGLIPRRVPGMGELWRRPLERQEVDAWIEGIYEPYHGALAAELERLRDQWGVALLIDLHSMPPLRPSHPQDQPAEFVIGDRFGASCDPGLVDLTMRYLATQGRRVAHNRPYSGGYVLDRYGQTQRGIHAIQIEVCRSTYLDARLDQPSARLPAIVKLLAGLVRTLGAETALMGRGGGFSQAAE; encoded by the coding sequence ATGGATTCAACGCCCCCCCAATTCCCGGAGGATCCGGTGTGCGAAAGCGGAGGGGCCATCCCCGGCCTGGGGGAGCCGGCCTATCGCCTGTGGCGCTATGCGGAGCAGGCGGCGCCGATCGTGGTCGCAATGCCGCACGCCGGCAGGGCCTATCCCGATCCGGTTCTGGAGACGCTGCGCGATCCGGCGCAGGCCAAGCTGCGGCTTGAAGACCGCCATATTGACGCTGTGGGTAAGCCGGTCGCCTTTGCGACTGGAGCGAACCTGCTGCTTGCCACCGCTCCCAGGGCGATGATCGACCTCAATCGGTCTTCAGAAGACATCGATTGGGCGATGGTGCGCGGAACGCGTCCGCCGCAGACGCGCCATTCGCTGGCCAACCGCCGCTCGCGCAGCGGGCTCGGACTGATTCCGCGACGGGTTCCCGGCATGGGGGAGCTATGGCGCCGACCGCTCGAGCGGCAGGAGGTCGATGCGTGGATCGAGGGGATTTACGAGCCCTATCACGGCGCTCTCGCTGCCGAGCTTGAACGGCTTCGCGACCAATGGGGCGTGGCCCTGCTGATCGACTTGCACTCGATGCCGCCCCTTCGCCCATCGCACCCCCAGGACCAGCCGGCAGAGTTCGTCATCGGCGACCGCTTTGGTGCCTCTTGCGATCCCGGCCTTGTCGATCTAACAATGCGCTATCTCGCCACCCAGGGGCGTCGTGTGGCGCACAACCGGCCCTATTCGGGAGGCTATGTCCTCGACCGCTACGGGCAGACCCAGAGGGGCATCCACGCGATCCAGATCGAGGTGTGCCGTAGCACCTATCTCGACGCACGCCTCGACCAGCCGAGCGCGCGCCTTCCGGCGATCGTCAAGCTGCTGGCAGGCCTCGTGCGCACGCTGGGCGCGGAAACCGCCCTGATGGGGCGAGGCGGCGGCTTCTCGCAGGCTGCCGAATAG
- a CDS encoding class I mannose-6-phosphate isomerase: MSRKLPRKYVEKVWGADRLPDAFDVPSDARFGEVWFEPPPELPQLLAKYIFTSERLSVQNHPSDAQAEAMGFGRNGKSECWVILESAPDATIAVGFREEHSPEALRTAALDGSIVDLLEWHPVTKGDVFYIPSGTVHAIGAGVNLIEVQQNSDITFRLFDYGRPRELHLDGGLSVAETGPYSADLRSRVGSGSATLVDGPHFRLDCFSAETGPAHGLTGPAIAIAFDGSPKVGDESLSLGDCLLVEDMAGMAITGTGSVLVSQPKAG; this comes from the coding sequence ATGAGCCGCAAGCTTCCCCGCAAATACGTCGAGAAGGTCTGGGGCGCGGACCGCCTGCCGGACGCGTTCGACGTTCCCAGCGATGCCCGCTTCGGCGAAGTCTGGTTCGAACCGCCTCCCGAGCTGCCGCAGCTGCTGGCGAAGTACATTTTCACCAGCGAGCGGCTGTCGGTGCAGAACCACCCGAGCGATGCACAGGCCGAAGCCATGGGGTTCGGGCGCAACGGCAAGAGCGAATGCTGGGTGATCCTCGAAAGCGCGCCCGACGCAACCATCGCGGTGGGCTTCCGCGAGGAACATTCCCCCGAAGCGCTCCGCACCGCCGCGCTCGACGGGTCGATCGTCGACCTGCTCGAATGGCACCCGGTTACCAAGGGCGATGTGTTCTACATTCCCTCCGGCACGGTGCATGCGATTGGCGCCGGAGTGAACCTCATCGAGGTCCAGCAGAACAGCGATATCACCTTCCGCCTGTTCGACTATGGCCGCCCGCGCGAACTGCATCTCGACGGCGGCCTTTCCGTTGCCGAAACAGGCCCTTATTCCGCAGACCTGCGGAGCCGTGTTGGCAGTGGTTCGGCAACGCTTGTCGACGGCCCGCACTTCCGCCTCGACTGTTTTTCCGCCGAAACCGGCCCGGCGCATGGGCTGACCGGCCCAGCCATTGCGATCGCGTTCGACGGGTCGCCCAAGGTAGGCGACGAGAGCCTGTCGCTTGGCGACTGCCTGCTGGTCGAGGATATGGCGGGCATGGCGATCACTGGGACTGGCTCGGTGCTGGTTTCGCAGCCCAAGGCTGGCTAA
- a CDS encoding glycosyltransferase family 2 protein, giving the protein MPEARLPENTLTIVVVTYNSAAFVRGCIESLLAHAPKVPHRIVFVDNASSDDTVRIVKEEFPQIELVELEENIGFGRGNNAGFAHAPARYYYCHNADAYLQDDILDKAVEAFEQDPKLGIAGLPLVYPDHSPQTSAYAASTPMKWALQGLAIGPIAKAVIAKDPTGLAAKALGKTRMGKTFAATHSGQDPVQSERPFVEEVDWVCGAAFLLRHELLETFGYGFDPDIFMYGEDEEFCLRASSAGWRIAKLNTTPVIHEFGWGKSVKSSRRVVDLKFDGLTTTINKTFADRPFSRAAMHAMLRMKYAVWKSRSASK; this is encoded by the coding sequence ATGCCTGAGGCCCGATTGCCTGAAAACACGCTTACGATCGTCGTGGTGACCTACAATTCGGCCGCCTTCGTGCGCGGCTGTATCGAGAGCCTTTTGGCCCACGCGCCCAAGGTTCCGCACCGCATTGTCTTCGTCGACAACGCCTCCAGCGACGACACCGTTCGCATCGTGAAGGAGGAATTCCCCCAGATCGAACTGGTGGAGCTGGAAGAGAACATCGGCTTTGGCCGCGGCAACAACGCCGGCTTCGCGCACGCGCCGGCGCGTTACTACTACTGCCACAACGCCGATGCCTATCTGCAGGACGACATTCTCGACAAGGCGGTCGAGGCTTTCGAGCAGGACCCGAAGCTGGGGATTGCCGGCCTCCCGCTGGTCTATCCCGACCACAGCCCCCAAACCTCGGCCTATGCTGCCAGCACGCCGATGAAATGGGCTCTGCAGGGCCTTGCGATCGGACCAATCGCGAAAGCCGTGATTGCCAAGGATCCCACGGGGCTGGCTGCAAAAGCGCTCGGCAAGACGCGCATGGGCAAGACCTTTGCCGCGACGCATTCGGGGCAAGATCCCGTGCAATCGGAGCGTCCGTTCGTGGAAGAGGTCGACTGGGTCTGCGGCGCTGCCTTCCTTCTGCGGCACGAGCTGCTTGAAACGTTCGGCTACGGCTTTGACCCCGACATCTTCATGTATGGCGAGGACGAGGAGTTTTGCCTGCGAGCATCGAGCGCAGGCTGGCGCATTGCCAAACTCAACACGACACCGGTGATCCACGAGTTCGGTTGGGGCAAGAGCGTCAAATCCTCGCGGCGGGTTGTCGATCTCAAGTTCGATGGTCTTACCACGACCATCAACAAAACCTTCGCGGACCGGCCGTTCTCCCGTGCGGCCATGCACGCGATGCTTCGCATGAAATACGCAGTCTGGAAGTCGAGGTCGGCTAGCAAATGA
- a CDS encoding WecB/TagA/CpsF family glycosyltransferase produces MTDRVHARTTSAQDPDTQAPASLEGLADGVLESLSTFADEAECLAAIDQRIAKEGCDTLAFINAHAFNMMCERPSFAKDLLAASLLVRDGKGMEIFLDRLGHEPGANLNGTDLIPAVLARHTDKKVAVFGTRDPWLSKGCAELEARGNTIVSKVDGFQDESAYLGAVDETKPEIVVLAMGMPRQEAVASAIAERCSWQPRLVICGGAIIDFLSNRHSRAPKWLRASGFEWVYRLALEPRRLFRRYVIGNVQFLNRLKTIERNRK; encoded by the coding sequence ATGACCGATAGAGTGCACGCGCGGACCACCTCCGCGCAGGATCCCGACACACAGGCGCCTGCCTCGCTGGAAGGGCTGGCCGACGGGGTGCTGGAGAGCCTGTCGACCTTCGCGGATGAAGCCGAATGCCTGGCAGCGATCGATCAGCGGATCGCGAAGGAGGGCTGCGACACGCTCGCCTTCATCAACGCGCACGCCTTCAACATGATGTGCGAGCGGCCATCCTTCGCGAAAGACCTTCTGGCAGCCTCGCTGCTGGTTCGCGACGGCAAGGGCATGGAAATTTTCCTCGACCGGTTGGGTCATGAACCGGGTGCCAATCTCAACGGTACCGATCTCATTCCGGCGGTGCTCGCGCGGCATACGGACAAGAAGGTTGCCGTCTTCGGCACCCGCGATCCCTGGCTGAGCAAGGGATGCGCCGAGTTGGAGGCGCGCGGCAACACCATCGTATCCAAGGTCGATGGCTTTCAGGACGAGAGCGCCTATCTCGGCGCTGTTGACGAGACCAAGCCCGAAATCGTCGTTCTCGCCATGGGCATGCCGCGGCAGGAAGCGGTGGCTTCGGCCATTGCGGAGCGCTGCAGCTGGCAACCGCGCCTGGTCATTTGCGGCGGGGCTATCATCGACTTCCTTTCGAACCGGCATTCGCGCGCACCGAAGTGGCTGCGCGCATCGGGGTTCGAATGGGTCTATCGCCTGGCGCTCGAACCGCGCCGCTTGTTCCGGCGCTACGTCATCGGAAATGTCCAGTTTCTCAATCGTTTGAAGACGATCGAGCGGAATCGGAAGTAG
- a CDS encoding sulfotransferase family protein yields the protein MSEKLPSFVCVGGPKCGTTSLYHYLRDHPEVFLPAQKELHFFSAPDLLERPNGPGMRSVLADIVSNEAEYRKMFRASPQGAVSGDISPSYLTSPSAPQAIKDLLGSPKIIIMLRDPVDRMFSQYMHLRRSAREDLEFEDALAAEPARLAQGWGDMWLYRNGAFSADAVERYFDTFGKENVMVILVPEMRADTRGVMKQVMEFIGVDSSVELDLEGEFNKSGMPKSKVVARLIDASPLATFAKRVIPRGIGASIKRRIQEMNTGPRLTLSQEKRDEYRAEFAEDTRKLEALIGRSTGWLDQTA from the coding sequence ATGAGCGAAAAACTCCCCAGCTTCGTGTGTGTCGGCGGGCCGAAATGCGGCACGACGTCGCTCTACCACTACCTGCGTGACCATCCGGAAGTCTTCCTTCCGGCGCAAAAGGAGCTGCACTTCTTCTCCGCTCCGGACCTGCTGGAACGGCCGAACGGGCCGGGCATGCGCTCGGTGCTGGCCGATATCGTTTCCAACGAGGCGGAATACCGCAAGATGTTCCGCGCCAGCCCGCAGGGCGCCGTCAGCGGTGACATCTCGCCGTCCTACCTGACCTCGCCGAGCGCACCGCAGGCGATCAAGGACCTTCTGGGCAGCCCGAAGATCATCATCATGCTGCGCGATCCGGTCGACCGGATGTTCTCGCAATATATGCACCTGCGCCGTTCGGCTCGCGAGGATCTCGAGTTCGAGGATGCGCTGGCAGCGGAGCCGGCACGGCTCGCGCAGGGCTGGGGGGACATGTGGCTCTATCGCAATGGCGCGTTCAGCGCAGACGCGGTCGAGCGCTATTTCGACACCTTCGGCAAGGAGAATGTGATGGTCATTCTCGTGCCCGAAATGCGCGCCGATACCCGCGGCGTGATGAAACAGGTGATGGAATTCATCGGGGTAGACAGCAGCGTCGAGCTGGACCTTGAAGGCGAGTTCAACAAATCGGGCATGCCTAAGTCGAAGGTGGTCGCCCGCCTGATCGATGCGAGCCCGCTCGCGACTTTTGCCAAGCGCGTCATCCCGCGCGGCATCGGTGCTTCGATCAAACGACGGATCCAGGAAATGAACACCGGCCCGCGCCTGACCCTGTCGCAGGAGAAGCGTGACGAATACCGCGCCGAATTCGCCGAGGACACGCGCAAGCTCGAAGCGCTGATCGGTCGCTCGACCGGCTGGCTCGACCAGACGGCCTGA